The proteins below are encoded in one region of Reichenbachiella sp. 5M10:
- the uvrA gene encoding excinuclease ABC subunit UvrA, with the protein MQVNESTKKEGIEAIEHTEYLEVYGAREHNLKNIDVRFKRDQLVVITGISGSGKSSLAFDTIYAEGQRRYMESFSAYARSFLGDMERPDVDKINGLSPVISIEQKTTSKNPRSTVGTVTEVYDFMRLLYARAGIAYSYLTGEKMEKQTEEQILHHVLSNFDGQKIMLLAPVVKGRKGHYRELFVQIAKMGFAKVRIDGEIIDLTPKMQVDRYKTHDIEIVIDRLMVRDKDRPRIQASIKSAIHHGKGIMMVLDEQMQDHHFSKHLMDAKSGLAYDDPAPNMFSFNSPYGACPECNGLGHIDKIEEVNIIPDPTLSISRGGLAPLGDFRDIWIFKKIEAILKEYKYKLTTPIKDMKREAIEVLLYGADEPVAVSSKKYPGTDWNTKFEGIIHFLEKQKESGTDKIQKWIKDFTSTSECPSCKGARLKKESLHFKIDERNISELASMNIESLQEWFVGIEDRLTDRQNIIAAEILKEIRKRLGFLLDVGLSYLELNRPLRTLSGGEAQRIRLATQIGTQLVGVLYILDEPSIGLHQRDNVKLIKALQDLRDLGNTVIVVEHDKDMMLDADYIIDIGPGAGRHGGQIVAQGTPEEFVKNNTMTAGYLNGQLKIEVPAQRREGNGQAIRLTGATGHNLKNVTVELPLGKMIAVTGVSGSGKSSLIHETFVPILNHKFYRSKKEPLPYESIEGIEHIDKIIEVDQSPIGRTPRSNPATYTGVFSDIRSLYTQLPEAKIRGYKPGRFSFNVKGGRCETCEGAGMKVVEMDFLPDVHVPCETCKGKRYNRETLEVRFKGKSIADVLDMTVEQAVDFFEFQPKVVRKIKTLKDVGLGYLTLGQHATTLSGGEAQRVKLATELSKKDTGKTFYVLDEPTTGLHFQDIKLLLDVLNILVDKGNTVMIIEHNLDVIKVSDHLIDLGPEGGVGGGQIVASGTPEEVVALNNCYTSKFLKIELSDS; encoded by the coding sequence ATGCAGGTAAACGAAAGCACAAAGAAAGAAGGCATAGAGGCGATAGAGCATACGGAGTATCTGGAGGTCTATGGTGCGCGAGAGCACAACCTCAAAAACATAGACGTACGGTTCAAAAGGGATCAACTGGTGGTGATCACAGGAATCAGCGGAAGTGGGAAGTCGTCTTTGGCTTTCGACACGATCTACGCTGAGGGACAGCGGCGGTACATGGAGAGCTTTTCGGCCTATGCGAGGAGTTTTCTTGGGGATATGGAGCGTCCTGATGTAGACAAAATCAACGGGCTATCCCCAGTGATATCTATAGAGCAAAAGACCACTTCTAAGAATCCACGATCTACCGTGGGTACGGTGACAGAGGTCTATGATTTCATGCGATTGCTCTACGCTCGAGCGGGGATTGCCTATTCTTACCTTACGGGGGAGAAGATGGAGAAGCAAACCGAAGAGCAAATTCTCCATCATGTACTGTCGAACTTTGACGGGCAAAAAATCATGCTTTTGGCACCAGTTGTCAAAGGGCGTAAAGGGCACTACCGAGAACTGTTTGTGCAGATTGCCAAGATGGGGTTTGCCAAAGTACGGATAGACGGGGAAATCATCGACCTGACTCCCAAGATGCAGGTTGATCGCTACAAGACCCACGATATCGAGATCGTCATAGATCGTCTCATGGTCCGTGACAAGGATCGTCCACGCATCCAGGCCTCCATCAAGTCAGCCATCCATCACGGCAAGGGGATCATGATGGTCCTCGACGAACAGATGCAAGATCACCATTTTTCTAAACATCTGATGGATGCCAAATCAGGGTTGGCCTATGATGACCCTGCTCCGAATATGTTTTCGTTCAATTCGCCGTATGGAGCCTGTCCAGAATGCAACGGCTTGGGGCACATCGACAAGATCGAAGAGGTCAACATCATCCCCGATCCCACGTTGAGCATCAGTCGAGGAGGGTTGGCTCCTTTGGGGGATTTTCGCGACATCTGGATTTTCAAGAAAATAGAAGCCATTCTCAAAGAGTACAAATACAAGCTCACCACCCCGATCAAGGACATGAAGCGAGAGGCGATCGAGGTGTTGCTGTATGGCGCGGACGAACCTGTAGCCGTGAGTTCCAAAAAATACCCAGGGACAGACTGGAATACCAAGTTTGAAGGGATCATACATTTTCTCGAAAAGCAAAAGGAGAGTGGTACGGACAAAATCCAGAAATGGATCAAGGATTTCACCTCTACGAGTGAATGTCCGTCGTGCAAGGGGGCACGGCTCAAGAAGGAATCGCTGCATTTTAAAATTGACGAAAGGAACATCTCGGAGCTCGCTTCCATGAATATCGAAAGCCTCCAAGAATGGTTTGTAGGGATAGAGGATCGCTTGACGGATCGTCAAAATATCATCGCTGCAGAGATACTCAAGGAGATTCGCAAGCGTTTGGGCTTTTTGCTTGATGTAGGGCTCAGTTACCTAGAACTGAATCGACCGCTGCGAACCTTGTCTGGAGGAGAAGCTCAACGTATTCGTTTGGCGACTCAAATTGGGACGCAGCTCGTAGGGGTATTGTACATCCTCGACGAACCGAGTATCGGACTGCATCAGCGGGACAATGTCAAACTCATCAAGGCACTACAAGACTTGCGAGATCTGGGCAACACCGTGATCGTCGTGGAGCATGACAAAGACATGATGCTAGATGCCGATTACATCATCGATATCGGACCAGGTGCAGGGAGGCATGGTGGGCAGATCGTGGCACAAGGTACACCGGAGGAGTTTGTCAAAAACAATACGATGACTGCAGGCTACCTCAATGGCCAGTTGAAGATCGAAGTGCCTGCACAGCGACGAGAAGGTAACGGACAAGCCATTCGCCTGACAGGTGCGACCGGTCACAACCTCAAAAACGTAACCGTTGAATTGCCTCTAGGCAAAATGATCGCCGTGACAGGGGTGTCGGGGAGCGGTAAATCGTCGTTGATTCATGAGACTTTCGTACCGATTCTCAATCACAAGTTTTATCGATCCAAGAAAGAACCGCTACCCTATGAATCCATCGAAGGAATCGAGCACATTGACAAAATCATCGAGGTAGATCAGTCGCCTATCGGGCGGACACCTCGTTCTAATCCAGCGACCTATACGGGCGTTTTTTCGGACATCCGCAGCTTGTATACACAGTTGCCTGAAGCGAAGATACGTGGGTACAAGCCGGGTCGGTTTTCGTTCAATGTCAAAGGAGGACGATGCGAAACTTGCGAAGGAGCTGGGATGAAAGTGGTAGAGATGGATTTTCTGCCAGATGTACATGTTCCCTGTGAGACCTGCAAAGGCAAGCGCTACAATCGGGAGACTTTGGAAGTGCGATTCAAAGGCAAGTCGATCGCCGATGTGCTGGATATGACCGTAGAGCAGGCAGTGGATTTTTTCGAGTTTCAACCCAAAGTCGTGCGAAAAATCAAGACACTCAAGGATGTAGGTCTCGGCTATTTGACGTTGGGGCAGCATGCCACCACGCTCTCGGGAGGAGAGGCCCAGCGTGTGAAACTTGCGACCGAATTGTCCAAAAAGGATACTGGGAAGACTTTTTATGTGTTGGATGAACCGACGACAGGGCTTCATTTTCAGGACATCAAACTGCTACTCGACGTTTTGAATATCCTAGTAGACAAAGGGAATACGGTGATGATCATCGAGCACAACCTCGATGTGATCAAAGTATCCGATCATCTGATTGACTTGGGCCCAGAAGGAGGAGTCGGTGGAGGACAGATTGTAGCAAGCGGTACACCTGAGGAAGTTGTCGCGTTAAATAATTGTTATACCTCTAAGTTTTTGAAGATCGAGCTATCTGATTCTTAA
- a CDS encoding rhomboid family intramembrane serine protease, with translation MEVQEKREEKYNKHWVPYQWPWTDKYGNKMTSMKEWLWSRKFSIVYLIIVWILLGVFGFAARRHCDGPWEIQFMCEMTMWMGHFTERFGHFMMTCFTTAWFHNDIQHILFVMIFGFFFPVQSYEAQHGTWNTIKIYFASYLFIGLYTGSLFNILLYYFPEAEFVTSGFSRTWMGGSVGIFAIIGGLSYHSSKKWFLWSLVFVFEIFNMSVLGNNAHISFIHISCATFGWVYSWVGDIYGLKSKPDALGL, from the coding sequence GTGGAAGTACAAGAAAAGAGGGAAGAAAAATACAACAAGCATTGGGTGCCCTATCAGTGGCCGTGGACGGATAAGTACGGCAACAAGATGACTTCTATGAAGGAGTGGTTGTGGTCTCGCAAATTCAGCATTGTTTATTTGATCATAGTCTGGATACTACTTGGAGTCTTTGGTTTCGCGGCACGGAGACATTGTGATGGGCCATGGGAGATACAGTTCATGTGTGAGATGACGATGTGGATGGGGCATTTCACAGAGCGGTTTGGACATTTTATGATGACCTGTTTTACCACAGCATGGTTTCACAACGATATTCAGCACATCTTGTTTGTGATGATTTTTGGTTTTTTCTTTCCCGTACAGTCTTATGAGGCACAGCATGGGACTTGGAATACCATCAAAATTTATTTTGCCTCCTACCTTTTTATTGGGTTGTATACGGGGTCACTTTTCAACATACTTTTGTATTATTTCCCAGAGGCAGAGTTTGTGACGAGTGGATTTTCGAGAACCTGGATGGGAGGATCGGTTGGTATCTTCGCAATCATCGGGGGGCTCTCCTATCATAGCAGTAAAAAGTGGTTTTTGTGGTCTCTGGTTTTTGTTTTTGAGATCTTCAACATGTCCGTATTGGGCAACAATGCACATATCTCTTTTATTCACATTTCTTGTGCGACATTTGGTTGGGTGTACAGTTGGGTTGGGGATATCTATGGTCTCAAGTCCAAGCCGGATGCGCTCGGCCTTTAG
- a CDS encoding sensor histidine kinase, giving the protein MTKRTIYWLCQILGWSFYGLFNYAIYFIQRGRFTLAEFLIEFWQIFFYILSSHLLRTVIKRRGWMQYSIVKLVPIVLLSNLLLGLVNHLLLLFVSYLMGTVVWSVEMRTVNVLFGVLGPAAMYFLWALIYFTYQYFEQYNKSLQYEAVIREAELQHLRSQLNPHFIFNALNSIKALVDEDPIKSKMAITQLSSIFRNTLTAEKLKLVTLEDEMETVRAYLGLESIRFEERLEIVLEMADETLANKIPPMLVQTLVENGVKHGVSKLKNGGKIGLKSYYEGERLILQIRNDGVYRIDESPAEGHGRGLQNSRERLKLIYGDRAQFRIENEDKQVVLTEIIIPKEY; this is encoded by the coding sequence ATGACTAAGCGGACGATATATTGGTTGTGCCAAATTCTGGGTTGGTCGTTTTATGGTTTATTCAATTACGCCATATACTTCATTCAGCGTGGGCGCTTTACGCTGGCTGAGTTTCTGATAGAATTTTGGCAAATCTTCTTCTACATCTTGTCGTCGCACCTTCTTCGTACGGTGATCAAGCGTCGAGGCTGGATGCAGTATTCGATTGTCAAGCTGGTCCCTATTGTCTTGCTGAGCAACTTGCTCCTAGGGCTTGTCAATCATTTGTTGCTTTTGTTTGTCTCCTACCTGATGGGTACAGTGGTATGGTCGGTCGAGATGCGTACAGTCAATGTCCTTTTTGGTGTGCTGGGTCCAGCGGCTATGTATTTTTTGTGGGCCTTGATTTACTTTACCTATCAATATTTCGAACAGTACAACAAGTCTTTGCAATATGAAGCGGTGATTAGAGAGGCAGAGTTGCAGCACTTGCGTTCTCAGCTCAACCCACATTTTATATTCAATGCGCTCAATAGCATCAAGGCCTTGGTAGACGAAGATCCAATCAAGTCCAAAATGGCGATCACCCAATTGTCGAGCATTTTTCGAAACACACTCACTGCTGAGAAGCTCAAGCTGGTCACACTGGAAGACGAGATGGAAACCGTACGGGCCTATCTCGGATTAGAGAGCATCCGTTTTGAGGAGCGGTTGGAGATTGTCCTCGAGATGGCTGATGAAACGCTCGCGAATAAAATCCCCCCGATGCTTGTGCAGACCTTGGTGGAAAATGGGGTCAAACATGGGGTGTCCAAGCTGAAAAATGGAGGAAAGATAGGATTGAAATCCTACTATGAGGGAGAGCGATTAATTTTGCAAATTCGCAACGACGGTGTCTACCGTATCGATGAATCCCCCGCAGAGGGCCATGGGCGCGGTTTGCAAAACTCGAGAGAAAGACTGAAATTGATCTATGGAGACCGGGCACAGTTTCGGATTGAGAATGAAGACAAACAGGTTGTATTGACAGAAATTATAATACCAAAAGAATATTGA
- a CDS encoding LytTR family DNA-binding domain-containing protein: protein MKAVVIDDERLARKELNSLLQAHSEIEIVGEAANVDEALEVIDRENPELIFLDIQMPEKTGFDLLAELDRAPLVVFTTAYDQYAIKAFEVNAFDYLLKPIDPERLARVVQKLLDQKHKEARALAPTGGQLSYADQVFVKDGEKCWFVKLETIRYFESDGNYIKVYFDTVRPMIHKSLNALDEKLDDKAFFRASRKHIINLSWVEKIEPWFNGGLMVELRGGDKVEVSRRQASKFKERMSL, encoded by the coding sequence ATGAAAGCAGTCGTGATAGATGATGAGAGATTGGCGAGGAAGGAACTGAACTCTCTCTTGCAAGCACACAGTGAGATAGAGATCGTAGGAGAAGCGGCCAATGTGGACGAAGCACTTGAAGTGATCGACCGGGAAAACCCTGAGTTGATCTTCTTGGATATTCAGATGCCTGAAAAGACTGGGTTTGATCTGTTGGCTGAGCTAGATCGGGCACCGTTGGTTGTTTTTACGACGGCATATGATCAGTACGCCATCAAGGCATTTGAAGTCAACGCTTTTGACTACCTGCTCAAACCCATCGATCCCGAACGACTCGCACGTGTGGTGCAAAAGCTCCTCGATCAAAAACACAAAGAAGCTCGAGCATTGGCTCCAACAGGAGGGCAACTGTCCTATGCTGATCAGGTGTTCGTCAAGGACGGAGAGAAGTGCTGGTTTGTCAAATTGGAGACAATCCGCTACTTCGAGTCGGATGGCAACTACATCAAAGTGTATTTCGATACTGTGCGTCCCATGATTCACAAATCTCTCAATGCTCTCGATGAGAAATTGGACGACAAGGCTTTCTTTCGGGCCAGCCGCAAACACATCATCAACCTTAGTTGGGTAGAGAAGATCGAACCCTGGTTCAACGGAGGGCTCATGGTCGAGCTTCGTGGCGGAGACAAAGTAGAAGTGAGCCGCCGACAAGCCTCGAAGTTTAAAGAGAGGATGAGTTTGTAG